From the Deinococcus planocerae genome, the window ACCGGACGAAAGCAGGTCGCCGTCACCATTCCCGACGTGCTGGCGGGCGGGCAGCACCAGGGCGTCCTGGGGATGGCGCTGCACCCCGACCTGCTGAAAAACGCTGGGCGTGACTGGGTGTACGTGGCCTACACCTCCGGCACCGCCGAGGCCCCCACGAAGAAGATCGTGCGCTACACCTTCGACCGGGCGAGCGGGCAACTGACCGCGCCCAGCCTCGTCATCGACAAGTTGCCCGCCGGAAACGACCACAACGCCGGGCGCCTCAAGATCGGGCCGGACGGCAAGCTGTACTTCACGATGGGTGACCTGGGGCACAACCAGTTCGCCAATTACTGCAAACCCATCACCTCGCAGGTGCTGCCCACCGCCGCCGAGATCACCGCGGGGAACTGGGTGAACTACACCGGGAAGACCCTGCGCCTGAACCTCGACGGCAGCATCCCGGACGACAATCCCAGCCTGAACGGCGTGGTCAGCCACGTCTTCACCGTCGGGCACCGCAACCCGCAGGGGATCGACTTCAGCCGCCAGGGCGTCCTGTACTCCAGCGAGCAGGGCCCGAACACCGACGACGAGGTGAACGTCTTGGAGCGCGCGGGCAACTACGGCTGGCCGAACGTCGTGGGGTACCAGGACGACCAATCGTACGTGTACGGCAACTGGAGCGCCGCCCCGAACTGCGCCAGCCTGACCTGGGCCCCCTACACCATCCCCGACAGCGTGCCCCAGAGCCGGGAGACGGAGTTCAGCGCCCCCAACCTCAAAGACGCCCTGATCACCCTCTGGACGGTCCCCAACGGGCACGACTTCACGGACACGCCCATCCCGAACACCAACCTCTACCGCCCCAACATGGCGCCCAGCAGCATCGAGGTGTACGAGAGCGCCGGGATTCCCGGCTGGGAGCGCTCGCTGCTCGTCCCCAGCCTCAAGCACGGCGCGGTCTACCGCGTTCCCATCATGCCCAGCGGCCTGAACACGCGCGGCGAGGCCATCAAGACCCTGCCGACCAACAACCGCTACCGCGACACCGCCGTGTCGAACGACGGGCGCACCATCTACGTCATCACGGACAGCGCCGGGCAGATGCTCGGCCAGGACAACCAGCCCGTGACGGACCTGGCCAACCCCGGCAGCGTCCTCGCCTTCACCTATACTGGGAAATAAGCGCGAACGGGGGCGGCCCTGGGCAACGGAGAGTAATTCGGGACAGTGTTGGGGGCCGTCCTGAGATGCCGCGGAATGTGGACACGGGAGTCCAGTGCGTCTGGGCACGGAAGCAAATTCGAGGGACCGTCACAGAAGCTCAGCGACGGCCCTTCTCCTTCTGAAGGCTGTCAGGTCCGGGCGGCTGGCGTCTGACTCGCACACTCCATTCCCTACGGACCTGACCCTCCGCCCACTTGGGTCGGCCTACCCGGGCCGGTTGTGCCCGCGCTCGCCCTGGGCGAACTCGACCCGGAAGCCGTCGGGGTCGCGCAGCACCATCACCCGCTCCCAGGGACGGTCGTGCGGCGCCTTCTGCACCGGGATGCCCGCCTCCTGCATCCAGGCGTACAGGCCGTCGAGGTCCTCGGTGCTCAGTTCCACATGGATGCCGTCGCGCATCCGCGGCGCGTCCTCGCCCTTGTGCCGCTGGAGGCCGATGGTCCCGCCGCCGATCCTGAGAAGCGCAAACCCCTTGCCCGAGGGGTCGGTGAGTTCGACCGTGAACCCCAGGCGGGTGTAAAAGGCGACGGATACCGCCACGTCGGCGACGGGCAGGCTCAGGCCGTCCATACGGACGGGGACAGGGAATTCAGGATTCGTCATGAGAGGACGTTGCTCCTTGGAAAGAGAGAGGATGACGCGGCCTCGGCTGGACTCAGCGGACGTGGCCGAAGCTCGCCCGCAGCTCCTGGGTGAACAGCTCCGGCTGCTCCAGCGCCGCGAAGTGTCCGCCCCGGTCGAGTTCGCCAAAGTGGATCACGTTGCTGTAGCGGCGCTCAGCCCAGCGCCTGGATGTCCGGATGATCTCGCGCGGAAACATGCTGAAGCCTGCGGGGACGGTGATCGGCTCCGTGGGGGGCGGGCCCGCCCGTCCGGCCTGGGCCGCCTCCCAGTACAGCCGCGCGGAGGACGCGCCGGTGTTGGGCAGCCAGTACAGCATGATGTCGTCGAGCAGCTCGTCGAGGCTGAACACCGCCTCCGCGTTCCCCCCGCTGTCGGACACGTCCTGGAACATCGCGTAGATCCACGAGGCCAGCCCCACCGGGGAGTCCGCCAGCGAGTACCCGATGGTCTGCGGGCGCGTGCCCTGCTGCTTGGCGTAGCCGGAGAGCACGTCCACGTAATGCCGGGCGCTGGCGATCATCGCCCCCTCCTCCGGGGTCGCCCCGGCCACCTCCTCCGGCGTCGGCTGGAACATCACGAAGTTGAAGTGCAGCCCCACACAGCCCGCCGGGGCCCGGCGTCCGATGGCGGCGGTGACCGCGCTGCCCCAGTCGCCGCCCTGCGCGCCCCAGCGGCTGTAGCCGAGGCGGTCCATCAGCGTGATCCAGGCATCCGCAATGCGCGGGACCCCCCAGCCGGTCCCGCTGGGTTTGCCCGAGAACCCGAAGCCGGGCAGCGAGGGCAGGATCAGATGGAAAGCTTGCCGAGGGTCGCCGCCGTGGGCCGCCGGGTCCGTGAGCGGGCCGATCACCTTGCGGAATTCCAGCACCGAGCCCGGCCAGCCGTGAGTCATGAGCAGGGGCAGCGCGCTGGGCTCGGGCGAGCGGACGTGCAGGAAGTGAATGTCCAGCCCGTCGATGGTGGTGCGGAACTGGCCCAGGCCGTTGAGCAGGGCTTCGCAGGCTCGCCAGTCGTAGCGGTGCTGCCAGTGCTCGATCAGCGCCTGAACTTTTGCCAACTGAGGCCCCTGGCTGGTGTCGGGGACGGTCTCCTGTTCCGGCCAGCGGGTGCGGGCCAGGCGGGCACGCAGGTCGGCGAGCTGCTCCTCGGGAACGGAGAGGTGGAACGGCTCGATCAGGGTCGTGGGGACGGTTGGGGTGGTCATTCGGCCTCCGGGTGGGGAGTGAGGGGCTGAGGAGGTCAGGACAGAGGACGCGCGGGGCCGGGGGGCACACCGGGCCACGTGACCGTCAAGGCCGGGCCCCGGCGTGGCCTGCTCGCAGCACGTCGGGTTCCTGGACGCGGTGCAGCCCGACTTCCCGCAAGAGCCGCTCGGCCCTTTCGGGGTCGCCCGGGGC encodes:
- a CDS encoding glucose/sorbosone family PQQ-dependent dehydrogenase translates to MNFRLTPLTLGTLLVSVTLAGCASTLPGVPGNGEAVGEPFTLRVVTTGLEMPWEMTLGPDGQLWVTERLGKRVVRVDPTTGRKQVAVTIPDVLAGGQHQGVLGMALHPDLLKNAGRDWVYVAYTSGTAEAPTKKIVRYTFDRASGQLTAPSLVIDKLPAGNDHNAGRLKIGPDGKLYFTMGDLGHNQFANYCKPITSQVLPTAAEITAGNWVNYTGKTLRLNLDGSIPDDNPSLNGVVSHVFTVGHRNPQGIDFSRQGVLYSSEQGPNTDDEVNVLERAGNYGWPNVVGYQDDQSYVYGNWSAAPNCASLTWAPYTIPDSVPQSRETEFSAPNLKDALITLWTVPNGHDFTDTPIPNTNLYRPNMAPSSIEVYESAGIPGWERSLLVPSLKHGAVYRVPIMPSGLNTRGEAIKTLPTNNRYRDTAVSNDGRTIYVITDSAGQMLGQDNQPVTDLANPGSVLAFTYTGK
- a CDS encoding VOC family protein, yielding MTNPEFPVPVRMDGLSLPVADVAVSVAFYTRLGFTVELTDPSGKGFALLRIGGGTIGLQRHKGEDAPRMRDGIHVELSTEDLDGLYAWMQEAGIPVQKAPHDRPWERVMVLRDPDGFRVEFAQGERGHNRPG
- a CDS encoding epoxide hydrolase family protein, whose amino-acid sequence is MTTPTVPTTLIEPFHLSVPEEQLADLRARLARTRWPEQETVPDTSQGPQLAKVQALIEHWQHRYDWRACEALLNGLGQFRTTIDGLDIHFLHVRSPEPSALPLLMTHGWPGSVLEFRKVIGPLTDPAAHGGDPRQAFHLILPSLPGFGFSGKPSGTGWGVPRIADAWITLMDRLGYSRWGAQGGDWGSAVTAAIGRRAPAGCVGLHFNFVMFQPTPEEVAGATPEEGAMIASARHYVDVLSGYAKQQGTRPQTIGYSLADSPVGLASWIYAMFQDVSDSGGNAEAVFSLDELLDDIMLYWLPNTGASSARLYWEAAQAGRAGPPPTEPITVPAGFSMFPREIIRTSRRWAERRYSNVIHFGELDRGGHFAALEQPELFTQELRASFGHVR